From a single Piliocolobus tephrosceles isolate RC106 chromosome 21, ASM277652v3, whole genome shotgun sequence genomic region:
- the ADGRE5 gene encoding CD97 antigen isoform X8, whose translation MDECQQNPRLCKSYGTCVNTLGSYTCQCLPGFKFKPEDPKLCTDVDECSSGLHQCDNSTVCFNTVGSYTCRCRPGWEPKQGIQNNQKDTVCEEMTFPTWTPPPGVHSQTLSQFFNKVQDLGRDFKTSSANVTMQNLVKLVDELMEAPGDIEALAPPVRHLIATQLLSNLEDILRILAKTLPEGPFTYLSPSNTELTLMIQKQGDKNVTMGQSNARMKLNWAVAAGAKDPGPAVAGILSIQNMTTLLANASLNLHSKKQAELEEIYESNIRGVRLRRLSAVNSVFLSHNTTKELNFPILFAFSHLESSGGEEGRDPPAKDVMPGPRQELICAFWKSDSNRGGHWATEGCQVLGSKNGSTTCQCSHLSSFAILMAHYDLEDWKLTLITRVGLALSLFCLLLCILTFLLVRPIQGSRTTIHLHLCICLFVGSTIFLAGIENEGGQVGLRCRLVAGLLHYCFLAAFCWMSLEGLELYFLVVRVFQGQGLSTRWLCLIGYGVPLLIVGVSAAVYSKGYGRPRYCWLDFEQGFLWSFLGPVTFIILCNAVIFVTTVWKLTQKFSEINPDMKKLKKARALTITAIAQLFLLGCTWVFGLFIFDDRSLVLTYVFTILNCLQGAFLYLLHCLLNKKVREEYRKWACLVASGSKYSEFTSTTSGTGHNQSRALRASESGI comes from the exons ATGGACGAATGTCAGCAGAACCCAAGGCTCTGTAAAAGCTACGGCACCTGCGTCAACACCCTCGGCAGCTACACCTGCCAGTGTCTGCCTGGCTTCAAGTTCAAACCTGAGGACCCGAAGCTCTGCACAG ATGTGGACGAGTGCAGCTCCGGTCTGCATCAGTGTGACAATTCCACCGTCTGCTTCAACACCGTGGGTTCATACACCTGCCGCTGCCGCCCAGGCTGGGAGCCCAAGCAGGGAATCCAGAATAACCAAAAGGACACTGTCTGTGAAG AGATGACTTTCCCCACCTGGACCCCGCCCCCCGGAGTCCACAGCCAG ACGCTTTCCCAATTCTTCAACAAAGTCCAGGACCTGGGCAGAGACTTCAAGACAAGCTCAGCCAATGTCACCATGCAG AACCTCGTCAAATTGGTGGACGAACTGATGGAAGCTCCTGGGGATATAGAGGCCCTGGCCCCACCTGTCCGGCACCTCATAGCCACCCAACTGCTCTCAAACCTTGAAGATATCCTGAGAATCCTGGCCAAGACCCTGCCTGAAGGCCCCTTCACCTACCTTTCCCCTTCGAACACAG AGCTGACCCTGATGATCCAGAAGCAGGGGGACAAGAACGTCACTATGGGTCAGAGCAATGCACGCATGAAGCTGAATTGGGCTGTGGCAGCTGGAGCCAAGGACCCAG GCCCCGCCGTGGCGGGCATCCTCTCCATCCAGAACATGACGACGTTGCTGGCCAATGCCTCCTTGAACCTGCATTCCAAGAAGCAAGCTGAGCTGGAGGAGATCTATGAAAGTAACATCCGTGGTGTCCGACTCAGACGCCTGTCGGCCGTCAACTCCGTCTTTCTGAGCCACAACACCACCAAGGAACTCAACTTCCCCATCCTGTTTGCCTTCTCCCACCTTGAGTCCTccggtggggaggagggaagagaccCTCCTGCCAAG GACGTGATGCCTGGGCCACGGCAGGAGCTGATCTGTGCCTTCTGGAAGAGTGACAGCAACAGGGGAGGGCACTGGGCCACCGAGGGCTGCCAGGTGCTGGGCAGCAAGAACGGCAGCACCACCTGCCAATGCAGCCACCTGAGCAGCTTTGCGATCCTCATGGCTCATTATGACCTGGAG GACTGGAAGCTGACCCTGATCACCAGGGTAGGACTGGCGCTGTCACTCTTCTGCCTGCTGCTGTGCATCCTCACCTTCCTGCTGGTGCGGCCCATCCAGGGCTCGCGCACCACCATACACCTGCACCTCTGCATCTGCCTCTTCGTGGGCTCCACCATCTTCCTGGCCGGCATCGAGAACGAAGGCGGCCAG GTGGGGCTGCGCTGCCGCCTGGTGGCCGGGCTGCTGCACTACTGCTTCCTGGCCGCCTTCTGCTGGATGAGCCTCGAGGGCCTGGAGCTCTACTTTCTTGTGGTGCGCGTCTTCCAGGGCCAGGGCCTGAGTACGCGCTGGCTCTGCCTGATCGGCTATGGCGTGCCCCTGCTCATCGTGGGCGTCTCGGCTGCCGTCTACAGCAAGGGCTACGGCCGCCCCAGATA CTGCTGGCTGGACTTTGAGCAGGGCTTCCTCTGGAGCTTCCTGGGACCTGTGACCTTTATCATTTTG TGCAATGCTGTCATTTTCGTGACTACCGTCTGGAAGCTCACTCAGAAGTTTTCTGAAATCAATCCAGacatgaagaaattaaagaaggcgag GGCGCTGACCATCACGGCCATCGCGCAACTCTTCCTGTTGGGCTGCACCTGGGTCTTTGGCCTGTTCATCTTCGACGATCGGAGCTTGGTGCTGACCTATGTGTTCACCATCCTCAACTGCCTGCAGGGCGCCTTCCTCTACCTGCTGCACTGCCTGCTCAACAAGAAG GTTCGGGAGGAATACCGGAAGTGGGCCTGCCTAGTTGCCAGCGGGAGCAAGTACTCAGAATTCACCTCTACCACGTCTGGCACTGGCCACAATCAGAGCCGG GCCCTCAGGGCGTCAGAGTCTGGCATATGA
- the ADGRE5 gene encoding CD97 antigen isoform X2 — translation MSPLHGMVVVVMEEVCCCVRNRPGLREGDSVRQLGRDVDSRAEVIEGPPRTSRQVMETAACWFGAGPITKDMDECQQNPRLCKSYGTCVNTLGSYTCQCLPGFKFKPEDPKLCTDVNECTSGQNPCHSSTHCLNNVGSYQCRCRPGWQPIPGSPNGPNNTICEDVDECSSGLHQCDNSTVCFNTVGSYTCRCRPGWEPKQGIQNNQKDTVCEEMTFPTWTPPPGVHSQTLSQFFNKVQDLGRDFKTSSANVTMQNLVKLVDELMEAPGDIEALAPPVRHLIATQLLSNLEDILRILAKTLPEGPFTYLSPSNTELTLMIQKQGDKNVTMGQSNARMKLNWAVAAGAKDPGPAVAGILSIQNMTTLLANASLNLHSKKQAELEEIYESNIRGVRLRRLSAVNSVFLSHNTTKELNFPILFAFSHLESSGGEEGRDPPAKDVMPGPRQELICAFWKSDSNRGGHWATEGCQVLGSKNGSTTCQCSHLSSFAILMAHYDLEDWKLTLITRVGLALSLFCLLLCILTFLLVRPIQGSRTTIHLHLCICLFVGSTIFLAGIENEGGQVGLRCRLVAGLLHYCFLAAFCWMSLEGLELYFLVVRVFQGQGLSTRWLCLIGYGVPLLIVGVSAAVYSKGYGRPRYCWLDFEQGFLWSFLGPVTFIILCNAVIFVTTVWKLTQKFSEINPDMKKLKKARALTITAIAQLFLLGCTWVFGLFIFDDRSLVLTYVFTILNCLQGAFLYLLHCLLNKKVREEYRKWACLVASGSKYSEFTSTTSGTGHNQSRALRASESGI, via the exons ATGAGCCCCCTGCATGGGATGGTGGTTGTGGTTATGGAGGAGGTGTGTTGCTGTGTTAGAAACAGGCCTGGGCTGAGAGAAGGGGACTCAGTCAGGCAGCTGGGCAGAGACGTGGACAGCAGGGCTGAGGTGATAGAGGGACCTCCACGGACATCAAGGCAGGTGATGGAGACAGCAGCCTGCTGGTTTGGAGCAGGACCTATCACCAAAG ACATGGACGAATGTCAGCAGAACCCAAGGCTCTGTAAAAGCTACGGCACCTGCGTCAACACCCTCGGCAGCTACACCTGCCAGTGTCTGCCTGGCTTCAAGTTCAAACCTGAGGACCCGAAGCTCTGCACAG ATGTGAATGAATGCACCTCCGGACAAAACCCATGCCACAGCTCCACCCACTGCCTCAACAACGTGGGCAGCTATCAGTGCCGCTGCCGCCCGGGCTGGCAACCGATTCCGGGCTCCCCCAATGGCCCAAACAATACCATCTGTGAAG ATGTGGACGAGTGCAGCTCCGGTCTGCATCAGTGTGACAATTCCACCGTCTGCTTCAACACCGTGGGTTCATACACCTGCCGCTGCCGCCCAGGCTGGGAGCCCAAGCAGGGAATCCAGAATAACCAAAAGGACACTGTCTGTGAAG AGATGACTTTCCCCACCTGGACCCCGCCCCCCGGAGTCCACAGCCAG ACGCTTTCCCAATTCTTCAACAAAGTCCAGGACCTGGGCAGAGACTTCAAGACAAGCTCAGCCAATGTCACCATGCAG AACCTCGTCAAATTGGTGGACGAACTGATGGAAGCTCCTGGGGATATAGAGGCCCTGGCCCCACCTGTCCGGCACCTCATAGCCACCCAACTGCTCTCAAACCTTGAAGATATCCTGAGAATCCTGGCCAAGACCCTGCCTGAAGGCCCCTTCACCTACCTTTCCCCTTCGAACACAG AGCTGACCCTGATGATCCAGAAGCAGGGGGACAAGAACGTCACTATGGGTCAGAGCAATGCACGCATGAAGCTGAATTGGGCTGTGGCAGCTGGAGCCAAGGACCCAG GCCCCGCCGTGGCGGGCATCCTCTCCATCCAGAACATGACGACGTTGCTGGCCAATGCCTCCTTGAACCTGCATTCCAAGAAGCAAGCTGAGCTGGAGGAGATCTATGAAAGTAACATCCGTGGTGTCCGACTCAGACGCCTGTCGGCCGTCAACTCCGTCTTTCTGAGCCACAACACCACCAAGGAACTCAACTTCCCCATCCTGTTTGCCTTCTCCCACCTTGAGTCCTccggtggggaggagggaagagaccCTCCTGCCAAG GACGTGATGCCTGGGCCACGGCAGGAGCTGATCTGTGCCTTCTGGAAGAGTGACAGCAACAGGGGAGGGCACTGGGCCACCGAGGGCTGCCAGGTGCTGGGCAGCAAGAACGGCAGCACCACCTGCCAATGCAGCCACCTGAGCAGCTTTGCGATCCTCATGGCTCATTATGACCTGGAG GACTGGAAGCTGACCCTGATCACCAGGGTAGGACTGGCGCTGTCACTCTTCTGCCTGCTGCTGTGCATCCTCACCTTCCTGCTGGTGCGGCCCATCCAGGGCTCGCGCACCACCATACACCTGCACCTCTGCATCTGCCTCTTCGTGGGCTCCACCATCTTCCTGGCCGGCATCGAGAACGAAGGCGGCCAG GTGGGGCTGCGCTGCCGCCTGGTGGCCGGGCTGCTGCACTACTGCTTCCTGGCCGCCTTCTGCTGGATGAGCCTCGAGGGCCTGGAGCTCTACTTTCTTGTGGTGCGCGTCTTCCAGGGCCAGGGCCTGAGTACGCGCTGGCTCTGCCTGATCGGCTATGGCGTGCCCCTGCTCATCGTGGGCGTCTCGGCTGCCGTCTACAGCAAGGGCTACGGCCGCCCCAGATA CTGCTGGCTGGACTTTGAGCAGGGCTTCCTCTGGAGCTTCCTGGGACCTGTGACCTTTATCATTTTG TGCAATGCTGTCATTTTCGTGACTACCGTCTGGAAGCTCACTCAGAAGTTTTCTGAAATCAATCCAGacatgaagaaattaaagaaggcgag GGCGCTGACCATCACGGCCATCGCGCAACTCTTCCTGTTGGGCTGCACCTGGGTCTTTGGCCTGTTCATCTTCGACGATCGGAGCTTGGTGCTGACCTATGTGTTCACCATCCTCAACTGCCTGCAGGGCGCCTTCCTCTACCTGCTGCACTGCCTGCTCAACAAGAAG GTTCGGGAGGAATACCGGAAGTGGGCCTGCCTAGTTGCCAGCGGGAGCAAGTACTCAGAATTCACCTCTACCACGTCTGGCACTGGCCACAATCAGAGCCGG GCCCTCAGGGCGTCAGAGTCTGGCATATGA
- the ADGRE5 gene encoding CD97 antigen isoform X1 codes for MSPLHGMVVVVMEEVCCCVRNRPGLREGDSVRQLGRDVDSRAEVIEGPPRTSRQVMETAACWFGAGPITKDMDECQQNPRLCKSYGTCVNTLGSYTCQCLPGFKFKPEDPKLCTDVNECTSGQNPCHSSTHCLNNVGSYQCRCRPGWQPIPGSPNGPNNTICEDVDECSSGLHQCDNSTVCFNTVGSYTCRCRPGWEPKQGIQNNQKDTVCEEMTFPTWTPPPGVHSQTLSQFFNKVQDLGRDFKTSSANVTMQNLVKLVDELMEAPGDIEALAPPVRHLIATQLLSNLEDILRILAKTLPEGPFTYLSPSNTELTLMIQKQGDKNVTMGQSNARMKLNWAVAAGAKDPGSPAVAGILSIQNMTTLLANASLNLHSKKQAELEEIYESNIRGVRLRRLSAVNSVFLSHNTTKELNFPILFAFSHLESSGGEEGRDPPAKDVMPGPRQELICAFWKSDSNRGGHWATEGCQVLGSKNGSTTCQCSHLSSFAILMAHYDLEDWKLTLITRVGLALSLFCLLLCILTFLLVRPIQGSRTTIHLHLCICLFVGSTIFLAGIENEGGQVGLRCRLVAGLLHYCFLAAFCWMSLEGLELYFLVVRVFQGQGLSTRWLCLIGYGVPLLIVGVSAAVYSKGYGRPRYCWLDFEQGFLWSFLGPVTFIILCNAVIFVTTVWKLTQKFSEINPDMKKLKKARALTITAIAQLFLLGCTWVFGLFIFDDRSLVLTYVFTILNCLQGAFLYLLHCLLNKKVREEYRKWACLVASGSKYSEFTSTTSGTGHNQSRALRASESGI; via the exons ATGAGCCCCCTGCATGGGATGGTGGTTGTGGTTATGGAGGAGGTGTGTTGCTGTGTTAGAAACAGGCCTGGGCTGAGAGAAGGGGACTCAGTCAGGCAGCTGGGCAGAGACGTGGACAGCAGGGCTGAGGTGATAGAGGGACCTCCACGGACATCAAGGCAGGTGATGGAGACAGCAGCCTGCTGGTTTGGAGCAGGACCTATCACCAAAG ACATGGACGAATGTCAGCAGAACCCAAGGCTCTGTAAAAGCTACGGCACCTGCGTCAACACCCTCGGCAGCTACACCTGCCAGTGTCTGCCTGGCTTCAAGTTCAAACCTGAGGACCCGAAGCTCTGCACAG ATGTGAATGAATGCACCTCCGGACAAAACCCATGCCACAGCTCCACCCACTGCCTCAACAACGTGGGCAGCTATCAGTGCCGCTGCCGCCCGGGCTGGCAACCGATTCCGGGCTCCCCCAATGGCCCAAACAATACCATCTGTGAAG ATGTGGACGAGTGCAGCTCCGGTCTGCATCAGTGTGACAATTCCACCGTCTGCTTCAACACCGTGGGTTCATACACCTGCCGCTGCCGCCCAGGCTGGGAGCCCAAGCAGGGAATCCAGAATAACCAAAAGGACACTGTCTGTGAAG AGATGACTTTCCCCACCTGGACCCCGCCCCCCGGAGTCCACAGCCAG ACGCTTTCCCAATTCTTCAACAAAGTCCAGGACCTGGGCAGAGACTTCAAGACAAGCTCAGCCAATGTCACCATGCAG AACCTCGTCAAATTGGTGGACGAACTGATGGAAGCTCCTGGGGATATAGAGGCCCTGGCCCCACCTGTCCGGCACCTCATAGCCACCCAACTGCTCTCAAACCTTGAAGATATCCTGAGAATCCTGGCCAAGACCCTGCCTGAAGGCCCCTTCACCTACCTTTCCCCTTCGAACACAG AGCTGACCCTGATGATCCAGAAGCAGGGGGACAAGAACGTCACTATGGGTCAGAGCAATGCACGCATGAAGCTGAATTGGGCTGTGGCAGCTGGAGCCAAGGACCCAGGTA GCCCCGCCGTGGCGGGCATCCTCTCCATCCAGAACATGACGACGTTGCTGGCCAATGCCTCCTTGAACCTGCATTCCAAGAAGCAAGCTGAGCTGGAGGAGATCTATGAAAGTAACATCCGTGGTGTCCGACTCAGACGCCTGTCGGCCGTCAACTCCGTCTTTCTGAGCCACAACACCACCAAGGAACTCAACTTCCCCATCCTGTTTGCCTTCTCCCACCTTGAGTCCTccggtggggaggagggaagagaccCTCCTGCCAAG GACGTGATGCCTGGGCCACGGCAGGAGCTGATCTGTGCCTTCTGGAAGAGTGACAGCAACAGGGGAGGGCACTGGGCCACCGAGGGCTGCCAGGTGCTGGGCAGCAAGAACGGCAGCACCACCTGCCAATGCAGCCACCTGAGCAGCTTTGCGATCCTCATGGCTCATTATGACCTGGAG GACTGGAAGCTGACCCTGATCACCAGGGTAGGACTGGCGCTGTCACTCTTCTGCCTGCTGCTGTGCATCCTCACCTTCCTGCTGGTGCGGCCCATCCAGGGCTCGCGCACCACCATACACCTGCACCTCTGCATCTGCCTCTTCGTGGGCTCCACCATCTTCCTGGCCGGCATCGAGAACGAAGGCGGCCAG GTGGGGCTGCGCTGCCGCCTGGTGGCCGGGCTGCTGCACTACTGCTTCCTGGCCGCCTTCTGCTGGATGAGCCTCGAGGGCCTGGAGCTCTACTTTCTTGTGGTGCGCGTCTTCCAGGGCCAGGGCCTGAGTACGCGCTGGCTCTGCCTGATCGGCTATGGCGTGCCCCTGCTCATCGTGGGCGTCTCGGCTGCCGTCTACAGCAAGGGCTACGGCCGCCCCAGATA CTGCTGGCTGGACTTTGAGCAGGGCTTCCTCTGGAGCTTCCTGGGACCTGTGACCTTTATCATTTTG TGCAATGCTGTCATTTTCGTGACTACCGTCTGGAAGCTCACTCAGAAGTTTTCTGAAATCAATCCAGacatgaagaaattaaagaaggcgag GGCGCTGACCATCACGGCCATCGCGCAACTCTTCCTGTTGGGCTGCACCTGGGTCTTTGGCCTGTTCATCTTCGACGATCGGAGCTTGGTGCTGACCTATGTGTTCACCATCCTCAACTGCCTGCAGGGCGCCTTCCTCTACCTGCTGCACTGCCTGCTCAACAAGAAG GTTCGGGAGGAATACCGGAAGTGGGCCTGCCTAGTTGCCAGCGGGAGCAAGTACTCAGAATTCACCTCTACCACGTCTGGCACTGGCCACAATCAGAGCCGG GCCCTCAGGGCGTCAGAGTCTGGCATATGA
- the ADGRE5 gene encoding CD97 antigen isoform X4, with amino-acid sequence MSPLHGMVVVVMEEVCCCVRNRPGLREGDSVRQLGRDVDSRAEVIEGPPRTSRQVMETAACWFGAGPITKDMDECQQNPRLCKSYGTCVNTLGSYTCQCLPGFKFKPEDPKLCTDVDECSSGLHQCDNSTVCFNTVGSYTCRCRPGWEPKQGIQNNQKDTVCEEMTFPTWTPPPGVHSQTLSQFFNKVQDLGRDFKTSSANVTMQNLVKLVDELMEAPGDIEALAPPVRHLIATQLLSNLEDILRILAKTLPEGPFTYLSPSNTELTLMIQKQGDKNVTMGQSNARMKLNWAVAAGAKDPGSPAVAGILSIQNMTTLLANASLNLHSKKQAELEEIYESNIRGVRLRRLSAVNSVFLSHNTTKELNFPILFAFSHLESSGGEEGRDPPAKDVMPGPRQELICAFWKSDSNRGGHWATEGCQVLGSKNGSTTCQCSHLSSFAILMAHYDLEDWKLTLITRVGLALSLFCLLLCILTFLLVRPIQGSRTTIHLHLCICLFVGSTIFLAGIENEGGQVGLRCRLVAGLLHYCFLAAFCWMSLEGLELYFLVVRVFQGQGLSTRWLCLIGYGVPLLIVGVSAAVYSKGYGRPRYCWLDFEQGFLWSFLGPVTFIILCNAVIFVTTVWKLTQKFSEINPDMKKLKKARALTITAIAQLFLLGCTWVFGLFIFDDRSLVLTYVFTILNCLQGAFLYLLHCLLNKKVREEYRKWACLVASGSKYSEFTSTTSGTGHNQSRALRASESGI; translated from the exons ATGAGCCCCCTGCATGGGATGGTGGTTGTGGTTATGGAGGAGGTGTGTTGCTGTGTTAGAAACAGGCCTGGGCTGAGAGAAGGGGACTCAGTCAGGCAGCTGGGCAGAGACGTGGACAGCAGGGCTGAGGTGATAGAGGGACCTCCACGGACATCAAGGCAGGTGATGGAGACAGCAGCCTGCTGGTTTGGAGCAGGACCTATCACCAAAG ACATGGACGAATGTCAGCAGAACCCAAGGCTCTGTAAAAGCTACGGCACCTGCGTCAACACCCTCGGCAGCTACACCTGCCAGTGTCTGCCTGGCTTCAAGTTCAAACCTGAGGACCCGAAGCTCTGCACAG ATGTGGACGAGTGCAGCTCCGGTCTGCATCAGTGTGACAATTCCACCGTCTGCTTCAACACCGTGGGTTCATACACCTGCCGCTGCCGCCCAGGCTGGGAGCCCAAGCAGGGAATCCAGAATAACCAAAAGGACACTGTCTGTGAAG AGATGACTTTCCCCACCTGGACCCCGCCCCCCGGAGTCCACAGCCAG ACGCTTTCCCAATTCTTCAACAAAGTCCAGGACCTGGGCAGAGACTTCAAGACAAGCTCAGCCAATGTCACCATGCAG AACCTCGTCAAATTGGTGGACGAACTGATGGAAGCTCCTGGGGATATAGAGGCCCTGGCCCCACCTGTCCGGCACCTCATAGCCACCCAACTGCTCTCAAACCTTGAAGATATCCTGAGAATCCTGGCCAAGACCCTGCCTGAAGGCCCCTTCACCTACCTTTCCCCTTCGAACACAG AGCTGACCCTGATGATCCAGAAGCAGGGGGACAAGAACGTCACTATGGGTCAGAGCAATGCACGCATGAAGCTGAATTGGGCTGTGGCAGCTGGAGCCAAGGACCCAGGTA GCCCCGCCGTGGCGGGCATCCTCTCCATCCAGAACATGACGACGTTGCTGGCCAATGCCTCCTTGAACCTGCATTCCAAGAAGCAAGCTGAGCTGGAGGAGATCTATGAAAGTAACATCCGTGGTGTCCGACTCAGACGCCTGTCGGCCGTCAACTCCGTCTTTCTGAGCCACAACACCACCAAGGAACTCAACTTCCCCATCCTGTTTGCCTTCTCCCACCTTGAGTCCTccggtggggaggagggaagagaccCTCCTGCCAAG GACGTGATGCCTGGGCCACGGCAGGAGCTGATCTGTGCCTTCTGGAAGAGTGACAGCAACAGGGGAGGGCACTGGGCCACCGAGGGCTGCCAGGTGCTGGGCAGCAAGAACGGCAGCACCACCTGCCAATGCAGCCACCTGAGCAGCTTTGCGATCCTCATGGCTCATTATGACCTGGAG GACTGGAAGCTGACCCTGATCACCAGGGTAGGACTGGCGCTGTCACTCTTCTGCCTGCTGCTGTGCATCCTCACCTTCCTGCTGGTGCGGCCCATCCAGGGCTCGCGCACCACCATACACCTGCACCTCTGCATCTGCCTCTTCGTGGGCTCCACCATCTTCCTGGCCGGCATCGAGAACGAAGGCGGCCAG GTGGGGCTGCGCTGCCGCCTGGTGGCCGGGCTGCTGCACTACTGCTTCCTGGCCGCCTTCTGCTGGATGAGCCTCGAGGGCCTGGAGCTCTACTTTCTTGTGGTGCGCGTCTTCCAGGGCCAGGGCCTGAGTACGCGCTGGCTCTGCCTGATCGGCTATGGCGTGCCCCTGCTCATCGTGGGCGTCTCGGCTGCCGTCTACAGCAAGGGCTACGGCCGCCCCAGATA CTGCTGGCTGGACTTTGAGCAGGGCTTCCTCTGGAGCTTCCTGGGACCTGTGACCTTTATCATTTTG TGCAATGCTGTCATTTTCGTGACTACCGTCTGGAAGCTCACTCAGAAGTTTTCTGAAATCAATCCAGacatgaagaaattaaagaaggcgag GGCGCTGACCATCACGGCCATCGCGCAACTCTTCCTGTTGGGCTGCACCTGGGTCTTTGGCCTGTTCATCTTCGACGATCGGAGCTTGGTGCTGACCTATGTGTTCACCATCCTCAACTGCCTGCAGGGCGCCTTCCTCTACCTGCTGCACTGCCTGCTCAACAAGAAG GTTCGGGAGGAATACCGGAAGTGGGCCTGCCTAGTTGCCAGCGGGAGCAAGTACTCAGAATTCACCTCTACCACGTCTGGCACTGGCCACAATCAGAGCCGG GCCCTCAGGGCGTCAGAGTCTGGCATATGA
- the ADGRE5 gene encoding CD97 antigen isoform X9, with protein MTFPTWTPPPGVHSQTLSQFFNKVQDLGRDFKTSSANVTMQNLVKLVDELMEAPGDIEALAPPVRHLIATQLLSNLEDILRILAKTLPEGPFTYLSPSNTELTLMIQKQGDKNVTMGQSNARMKLNWAVAAGAKDPGSPAVAGILSIQNMTTLLANASLNLHSKKQAELEEIYESNIRGVRLRRLSAVNSVFLSHNTTKELNFPILFAFSHLESSGGEEGRDPPAKDVMPGPRQELICAFWKSDSNRGGHWATEGCQVLGSKNGSTTCQCSHLSSFAILMAHYDLEDWKLTLITRVGLALSLFCLLLCILTFLLVRPIQGSRTTIHLHLCICLFVGSTIFLAGIENEGGQVGLRCRLVAGLLHYCFLAAFCWMSLEGLELYFLVVRVFQGQGLSTRWLCLIGYGVPLLIVGVSAAVYSKGYGRPRYCWLDFEQGFLWSFLGPVTFIILCNAVIFVTTVWKLTQKFSEINPDMKKLKKARALTITAIAQLFLLGCTWVFGLFIFDDRSLVLTYVFTILNCLQGAFLYLLHCLLNKKVREEYRKWACLVASGSKYSEFTSTTSGTGHNQSRALRASESGI; from the exons ATGACTTTCCCCACCTGGACCCCGCCCCCCGGAGTCCACAGCCAG ACGCTTTCCCAATTCTTCAACAAAGTCCAGGACCTGGGCAGAGACTTCAAGACAAGCTCAGCCAATGTCACCATGCAG AACCTCGTCAAATTGGTGGACGAACTGATGGAAGCTCCTGGGGATATAGAGGCCCTGGCCCCACCTGTCCGGCACCTCATAGCCACCCAACTGCTCTCAAACCTTGAAGATATCCTGAGAATCCTGGCCAAGACCCTGCCTGAAGGCCCCTTCACCTACCTTTCCCCTTCGAACACAG AGCTGACCCTGATGATCCAGAAGCAGGGGGACAAGAACGTCACTATGGGTCAGAGCAATGCACGCATGAAGCTGAATTGGGCTGTGGCAGCTGGAGCCAAGGACCCAGGTA GCCCCGCCGTGGCGGGCATCCTCTCCATCCAGAACATGACGACGTTGCTGGCCAATGCCTCCTTGAACCTGCATTCCAAGAAGCAAGCTGAGCTGGAGGAGATCTATGAAAGTAACATCCGTGGTGTCCGACTCAGACGCCTGTCGGCCGTCAACTCCGTCTTTCTGAGCCACAACACCACCAAGGAACTCAACTTCCCCATCCTGTTTGCCTTCTCCCACCTTGAGTCCTccggtggggaggagggaagagaccCTCCTGCCAAG GACGTGATGCCTGGGCCACGGCAGGAGCTGATCTGTGCCTTCTGGAAGAGTGACAGCAACAGGGGAGGGCACTGGGCCACCGAGGGCTGCCAGGTGCTGGGCAGCAAGAACGGCAGCACCACCTGCCAATGCAGCCACCTGAGCAGCTTTGCGATCCTCATGGCTCATTATGACCTGGAG GACTGGAAGCTGACCCTGATCACCAGGGTAGGACTGGCGCTGTCACTCTTCTGCCTGCTGCTGTGCATCCTCACCTTCCTGCTGGTGCGGCCCATCCAGGGCTCGCGCACCACCATACACCTGCACCTCTGCATCTGCCTCTTCGTGGGCTCCACCATCTTCCTGGCCGGCATCGAGAACGAAGGCGGCCAG GTGGGGCTGCGCTGCCGCCTGGTGGCCGGGCTGCTGCACTACTGCTTCCTGGCCGCCTTCTGCTGGATGAGCCTCGAGGGCCTGGAGCTCTACTTTCTTGTGGTGCGCGTCTTCCAGGGCCAGGGCCTGAGTACGCGCTGGCTCTGCCTGATCGGCTATGGCGTGCCCCTGCTCATCGTGGGCGTCTCGGCTGCCGTCTACAGCAAGGGCTACGGCCGCCCCAGATA CTGCTGGCTGGACTTTGAGCAGGGCTTCCTCTGGAGCTTCCTGGGACCTGTGACCTTTATCATTTTG TGCAATGCTGTCATTTTCGTGACTACCGTCTGGAAGCTCACTCAGAAGTTTTCTGAAATCAATCCAGacatgaagaaattaaagaaggcgag GGCGCTGACCATCACGGCCATCGCGCAACTCTTCCTGTTGGGCTGCACCTGGGTCTTTGGCCTGTTCATCTTCGACGATCGGAGCTTGGTGCTGACCTATGTGTTCACCATCCTCAACTGCCTGCAGGGCGCCTTCCTCTACCTGCTGCACTGCCTGCTCAACAAGAAG GTTCGGGAGGAATACCGGAAGTGGGCCTGCCTAGTTGCCAGCGGGAGCAAGTACTCAGAATTCACCTCTACCACGTCTGGCACTGGCCACAATCAGAGCCGG GCCCTCAGGGCGTCAGAGTCTGGCATATGA